A region from the Halomarina litorea genome encodes:
- a CDS encoding MazG nucleotide pyrophosphohydrolase domain-containing protein, whose protein sequence is MDAQDRVAQFVESNDLHAPPAYRLLDLTSELGEVAKEVTTSTGYGASPDEVSVAEDELGDALFALLALCEETDTDASEALETALEKYETRLAETGDAGSGE, encoded by the coding sequence ATGGACGCACAGGACCGCGTCGCGCAGTTCGTCGAGTCGAACGACCTCCACGCCCCGCCCGCCTACCGACTGCTGGACCTCACCTCCGAACTCGGCGAGGTGGCCAAGGAGGTGACCACCTCGACGGGCTACGGCGCGTCGCCCGACGAGGTCAGCGTGGCCGAGGACGAACTCGGGGACGCCCTGTTCGCCCTGCTGGCCCTCTGCGAGGAGACGGACACGGACGCGAGCGAGGCGCTGGAGACCGCACTGGAGAAGTACGAGACGCGACTGGCGGAGACGGGCGACGCCGGAAGCGGGGAGTGA
- a CDS encoding class 1 fructose-bisphosphatase: MSGRSDSADAVDEIFETVARTAPEIRESLVGRRQYESEENPSGEQQLAADVYADELFEERLLAIDGVGSYASEEREDVIEGGEGEYHLALDPLDGSSNVKSNNAMGTIVGVFDEPLPAGGESLVAAGYVLYGPLTTMMVARDGQVEESVVDDGERHVGDSDLTLPDDPTVYGFGGRVPEWTDEFAGYVESVEQELKLRYGGAMIGDVNQVLTYGGIFGYPGLRDRPEGKLRLQFEGIPIAAIVEAAGGASSDGSGSLTEREPAELHERTPVFVGNAEYVERLEPALD, encoded by the coding sequence ATGAGCGGACGCTCGGACTCCGCGGACGCCGTCGACGAGATATTCGAGACGGTCGCCCGCACCGCTCCCGAGATACGCGAGAGCCTCGTCGGCCGTCGCCAGTACGAGAGCGAGGAGAACCCCTCCGGCGAACAGCAGCTGGCGGCCGACGTGTACGCCGACGAGTTGTTCGAGGAGCGACTGCTCGCCATCGACGGCGTCGGGAGCTACGCCAGCGAGGAGCGAGAGGACGTCATCGAGGGCGGAGAGGGGGAGTACCACCTCGCGCTGGACCCCCTCGACGGCTCCTCGAACGTCAAGTCGAACAACGCGATGGGAACCATCGTCGGCGTCTTCGACGAACCGCTCCCCGCGGGGGGCGAGTCGCTCGTCGCCGCCGGGTACGTCCTCTACGGCCCCCTGACGACGATGATGGTCGCCCGCGACGGGCAGGTCGAGGAGTCGGTCGTCGACGACGGCGAGCGTCACGTCGGGGACAGCGACCTGACCCTGCCCGACGACCCCACGGTCTACGGGTTCGGCGGGCGTGTCCCCGAGTGGACCGACGAGTTCGCCGGCTACGTCGAGTCGGTCGAACAGGAACTGAAGTTGCGCTACGGCGGCGCGATGATCGGTGACGTCAACCAGGTGCTCACCTACGGGGGTATCTTCGGCTACCCCGGCCTCCGGGACCGCCCGGAGGGGAAACTCCGCCTGCAGTTCGAGGGCATCCCCATCGCGGCCATCGTGGAGGCCGCGGGTGGCGCATCCTCGGACGGGTCGGGGTCGCTCACGGAGCGAGAACCCGCAGAACTCCACGAGCGAACGCCGGTGTTCGTCGGGAACGCCGAGTACGTCGAGCGACTCGAACCAGCGCTGGACTGA
- a CDS encoding enoyl-CoA hydratase/isomerase family protein has product MADYENLRLDQDGGVAHVTIDSTSNFNSLNSTMGEELVHVATELNEDDSVRCITLTGTDGVFCAGADLASLDGDERDAPELRRLASSLHDAILQLHQAETPLVVGVNGVAAGAGFSMALAGDVVVMSDEARLEYAYGRIGLTGDGGSTFWLPRLVGLRRAKEIALLDEPIDADYAVSLGLVTESVPAGEFEERFHDVADRLAQGPTSALGATKRLMTESFERSLADQMAAETDVIAGATYSEDYERGYEAFFEKGDPEFTGK; this is encoded by the coding sequence ATGGCCGACTACGAGAACCTCAGGCTGGACCAGGACGGCGGCGTCGCGCACGTCACTATCGACAGCACGAGCAACTTCAACTCGCTCAACTCGACGATGGGCGAGGAACTCGTCCACGTCGCGACCGAACTGAACGAGGACGACTCGGTGCGCTGTATCACGCTCACCGGCACCGACGGCGTCTTCTGTGCCGGCGCGGACCTCGCCAGTCTGGACGGCGACGAACGCGACGCGCCCGAACTGCGCCGTCTCGCCTCCAGCCTGCACGACGCTATCCTCCAGTTGCACCAGGCGGAGACGCCCCTCGTCGTGGGCGTCAACGGCGTCGCCGCCGGCGCGGGCTTCAGCATGGCGCTGGCGGGCGACGTGGTCGTGATGAGCGACGAGGCGCGACTGGAGTACGCCTACGGGCGCATCGGCCTGACCGGCGACGGCGGGTCGACGTTCTGGCTCCCCCGCCTCGTGGGACTCCGCCGCGCGAAGGAGATCGCCCTCCTCGACGAACCCATCGACGCCGACTACGCCGTCTCGCTCGGCCTCGTCACCGAGAGCGTCCCCGCCGGCGAGTTCGAGGAGCGCTTCCACGACGTGGCCGACCGACTCGCACAGGGGCCGACGAGCGCACTCGGCGCGACCAAGCGCCTCATGACCGAGAGCTTCGAGCGCTCGCTCGCCGACCAGATGGCCGCCGAGACGGACGTCATCGCGGGCGCGACGTACAGCGAGGACTACGAACGCGGCTACGAGGCGTTCTTCGAGAAGGGCGACCCGGAGTTCACCGGGAAGTAA
- a CDS encoding Rieske (2Fe-2S) protein — translation MATDADTDGRFVRVTDLATLESQGQQVVSEDGQAIALFHHDGRVFAVDNRCPHMGFPLTRGSVEDGILTCHWHHARFELEEGDTFDIWADDVQTFPVEVRDGAVFLDPNPDPDVPPEVHWRNRLADGLQENLSLVMAKAIIGLDEGGEGFHTPIETAVNFGTKYRDMGWGRGLTTLGCMANLHGEVGGRDKRRAMFLGVREVADECAGEPPRFQQYAFDNREVPKERLKSWFRDNCEVRDGDGAERVLLTAIANLPREDVAELLFAAATDHRYMSAGHTLDFINTAFETLDQLGWEEHADNVLASTVNQITDAARSEERSSWRTPVDIAGLCADANDLLPDLVAAGAGEEWERPEGFVETLLGEDPEASIDALTDAIREGATTTQLADAVARAATRRVMYFATNNEFSDWDTVHHTFTYANAVHRATRRTDATELYRACFDGAMSVYLDRFLNAPRAPMPDPGESDRDPTAIREDLLACFDEQGQVNRAASLVSEHFDAGGDPADLKRTLGRGLLREDAGFHTLQNVTAGFQRFDAVSDGGPDEGFERRVALMAPTRYMAAHFPTRREAEGTFSIATRLHQGERLHEVE, via the coding sequence ATGGCAACCGACGCCGACACGGACGGGCGGTTCGTCCGCGTCACGGACCTCGCGACCCTCGAATCGCAGGGTCAGCAGGTCGTCAGCGAGGACGGCCAGGCCATCGCCCTCTTCCACCACGACGGCCGGGTGTTCGCCGTCGACAACCGCTGTCCGCACATGGGGTTCCCGCTGACGCGGGGGTCCGTCGAGGACGGCATCCTCACCTGTCACTGGCACCACGCCCGCTTCGAACTCGAGGAGGGCGACACCTTCGACATCTGGGCCGACGACGTCCAGACGTTCCCCGTCGAGGTGCGCGACGGCGCGGTGTTCCTCGACCCGAACCCCGACCCGGACGTCCCGCCCGAGGTCCACTGGCGCAACCGCCTCGCCGACGGCCTCCAGGAGAACCTCTCGCTCGTGATGGCGAAGGCGATCATCGGGTTGGACGAGGGGGGAGAGGGCTTCCACACGCCCATCGAGACGGCCGTGAACTTCGGGACGAAGTACCGGGACATGGGCTGGGGCCGCGGGCTGACCACCCTCGGCTGTATGGCGAACCTCCACGGTGAGGTCGGCGGGCGCGACAAGCGCCGCGCGATGTTCCTCGGCGTCCGCGAGGTGGCCGACGAGTGCGCAGGCGAACCGCCGCGCTTCCAGCAGTACGCCTTCGACAATCGCGAGGTCCCCAAGGAACGCCTCAAAAGCTGGTTCCGGGACAACTGCGAGGTGCGCGACGGCGACGGCGCGGAACGGGTCCTGCTGACGGCCATCGCCAACCTCCCGCGCGAGGACGTCGCCGAACTCCTGTTCGCGGCCGCGACGGACCACCGCTACATGAGCGCCGGGCACACGCTCGATTTCATCAACACGGCGTTCGAGACGCTGGACCAACTCGGGTGGGAGGAACACGCCGACAACGTCCTCGCCTCGACGGTGAACCAGATAACCGACGCCGCGCGCTCGGAGGAGCGTTCCTCGTGGCGCACGCCCGTCGATATCGCGGGACTGTGCGCCGACGCGAACGACCTGCTCCCGGACCTCGTCGCCGCGGGAGCGGGCGAGGAGTGGGAGCGCCCGGAGGGGTTCGTCGAGACGCTCCTCGGCGAGGACCCCGAGGCGAGCATCGACGCCCTGACCGACGCGATTCGGGAGGGGGCGACCACGACGCAACTGGCCGACGCCGTCGCCCGCGCCGCCACCCGCCGGGTGATGTACTTCGCGACGAACAACGAGTTCTCTGATTGGGACACCGTCCACCACACGTTCACCTACGCGAACGCCGTCCACCGCGCCACCCGACGGACGGACGCCACGGAACTGTATCGCGCCTGCTTCGACGGCGCGATGTCCGTCTACCTCGACCGCTTTCTCAACGCGCCGCGCGCGCCGATGCCCGACCCCGGTGAGTCGGACCGCGACCCGACCGCGATACGCGAGGACCTCCTCGCCTGCTTCGACGAACAGGGGCAGGTCAACCGCGCCGCCAGCCTCGTCAGCGAGCACTTCGACGCGGGCGGCGACCCCGCCGACCTGAAGCGGACGCTCGGTCGCGGCCTCCTGCGCGAGGACGCCGGCTTCCACACGCTCCAGAACGTCACCGCGGGCTTCCAGCGCTTCGACGCGGTGAGCGACGGCGGTCCCGACGAGGGCTTCGAGCGACGGGTCGCGCTGATGGCCCCCACCCGCTACATGGCCGCGCACTTCCCCACCCGGCGGGAGGCGGAGGGGACGTTCTCCATCGCCACCCGCCTCCATCAGGGCGAACGGCTCCACGAGGTGGAGTGA
- the dnaJ gene encoding molecular chaperone DnaJ produces the protein MSQDFYEVLGVSRDADEDEVKQAYRKKAAEYHPDVSDDPNAEEKFKQVKKAKEVLTDEDARQAYDQMGHDRFEQAEKRGFDASQNGGQGNPFGGMGGGQGSPFDDIFEQFFGGGGQGQRGPRPGRDLRTALTIDLEDAYFGKQQQMTLTRPERCSDCDGEGHPPEADAETCPACNGQGQQTHVQQTPLGRVQQTQTCQRCGGDGTLYSETCDTCDGDGVVNEETTLNVDIPEGIRDGQTLRMNGEGAPGEPGARDGDLLIEITIDAHPDFERDGDDLLYRMPVSFPQAVFGDEVEVETLDGTVSMDVPKGTQSGETFRLKGKGMPRLQRRGHGDLFVRVQVVTPEDLNEEQREALEAFAEAGGEDIDVEEGFFEKIRNSF, from the coding sequence ATGAGCCAGGACTTCTACGAGGTCCTCGGCGTCTCCCGCGACGCCGACGAGGACGAGGTCAAACAGGCCTACCGGAAGAAGGCCGCCGAGTACCACCCCGACGTGAGCGACGACCCGAACGCCGAGGAGAAGTTCAAGCAGGTCAAGAAGGCGAAGGAGGTCCTCACGGACGAGGACGCCCGGCAGGCCTACGACCAGATGGGCCACGACCGGTTCGAACAGGCCGAGAAGCGCGGCTTCGACGCCAGCCAGAACGGGGGGCAGGGCAACCCCTTCGGTGGCATGGGCGGGGGACAGGGCAGTCCCTTCGACGACATCTTCGAGCAGTTCTTCGGCGGCGGCGGGCAGGGCCAGCGCGGCCCCCGGCCCGGCCGTGACCTCCGGACCGCCCTCACCATCGACCTCGAGGACGCCTACTTCGGCAAGCAACAGCAGATGACGCTCACCCGCCCGGAGCGCTGTTCCGACTGCGACGGCGAGGGCCACCCCCCGGAAGCCGACGCCGAGACCTGTCCCGCCTGCAACGGGCAGGGCCAGCAGACGCACGTCCAGCAGACGCCCCTCGGGCGCGTCCAGCAGACCCAGACCTGCCAGCGCTGTGGCGGCGACGGCACCCTCTACAGCGAGACGTGCGACACCTGCGACGGCGACGGCGTCGTCAACGAGGAGACGACGCTCAACGTGGACATCCCGGAGGGCATCCGCGACGGCCAGACCCTCCGCATGAACGGCGAGGGTGCGCCGGGCGAGCCGGGCGCGCGCGACGGCGACCTGCTCATCGAGATAACCATCGACGCCCACCCGGACTTCGAACGCGACGGCGACGACCTGCTCTACCGGATGCCCGTCTCCTTCCCGCAGGCCGTCTTCGGCGACGAGGTGGAAGTCGAGACCCTCGACGGCACCGTCTCGATGGACGTCCCCAAGGGCACCCAGAGCGGCGAGACGTTCCGCCTGAAGGGCAAGGGGATGCCCCGCCTCCAGCGTCGGGGACACGGCGACCTCTTCGTGCGCGTGCAGGTCGTCACCCCCGAGGACCTCAACGAGGAACAGCGCGAGGCCCTCGAGGCGTTCGCCGAGGCCGGCGGCGAGGACATCGACGTCGAGGAGGGGTTCTTCGAGAAGATTCGCAACTCGTTCTGA
- a CDS encoding class I fructose-bisphosphate aldolase, translating to MLDIDDSPLTRDGKVLILAYDHGLEHGPADFTGLPESADPERTFEAATHSAVTSIAVQKGIAEAYYPSYEDDVDLLMKLNGTSNLWMGEPDSAVNCSVEYAYDVGASSVGFTVYGGSNNEIEMVEEFRQAHETAREYELPTVMWSYPRGQGLKNDTSEETIAYAARLALELGADVAKVKYPGSKEAMEHAVRMAGKTKVVMSGGSKTSDRDFLESVKATMDAGAKGLAVGRNVWQRENPEGILDALERVIFEGASVDSALE from the coding sequence ATGCTCGACATCGACGACTCCCCGCTCACGCGGGACGGGAAGGTGCTCATCCTCGCGTACGACCACGGGCTGGAACACGGCCCCGCCGACTTCACGGGCCTGCCCGAGAGCGCCGACCCCGAGCGGACGTTCGAGGCGGCGACCCACTCCGCCGTCACCTCCATCGCGGTCCAGAAGGGCATCGCGGAGGCGTACTACCCCTCCTACGAGGACGACGTCGACCTGCTGATGAAGCTCAACGGCACGTCCAACCTCTGGATGGGCGAACCCGACTCGGCGGTCAACTGCTCGGTCGAGTACGCCTACGACGTCGGCGCCTCCTCCGTCGGCTTCACCGTCTACGGCGGGTCGAACAACGAGATCGAGATGGTCGAGGAGTTCCGGCAGGCCCACGAGACGGCCCGCGAGTACGAACTCCCCACCGTCATGTGGTCCTACCCGCGCGGGCAGGGCCTCAAGAACGACACCAGCGAGGAGACCATCGCCTACGCCGCCCGCCTCGCCCTCGAACTCGGCGCGGACGTGGCGAAGGTGAAGTACCCCGGCAGCAAGGAGGCGATGGAACACGCCGTCCGCATGGCCGGTAAGACGAAGGTGGTCATGTCCGGCGGGTCGAAGACCTCCGACCGCGACTTCCTCGAGTCGGTCAAGGCCACGATGGACGCCGGGGCGAAGGGTCTCGCCGTGGGCCGCAACGTCTGGCAGCGCGAGAACCCCGAGGGCATCCTCGACGCGCTCGAACGGGTCATCTTCGAGGGCGCGTCCGTCGACAGCGCCCTCGAATGA
- a CDS encoding GNAT family N-acetyltransferase — translation MYVRDAKNREEVWLLDHIEAMSLDGQAFRSRDYVIAIDEESNAKAGFGRYRVHTTDDGEVCELTSIGVLDGWRGQGVGAHVIERLVTTAGAQGFDLVYALADQPNYLTQFGFEAIERDRLPEVLRKRLDEKRETTTPDAIPLRLQVERFRMPEELRERFKVAAERSEPEPEESPEDFGIDSETATYKYDTGG, via the coding sequence ATGTACGTCCGGGACGCGAAGAACCGCGAGGAGGTCTGGCTCTTGGACCACATCGAGGCGATGAGTCTCGACGGACAGGCGTTCCGGTCCCGCGACTACGTCATCGCCATCGACGAGGAGTCGAACGCGAAGGCGGGGTTCGGGCGCTACCGCGTCCACACCACCGACGACGGCGAGGTCTGCGAACTGACGAGCATCGGCGTCCTCGACGGCTGGCGGGGCCAGGGCGTCGGCGCACACGTCATCGAACGCCTCGTCACCACGGCAGGCGCACAGGGGTTCGACCTAGTGTACGCCCTCGCCGACCAGCCGAACTACCTGACGCAGTTCGGCTTCGAGGCGATTGAACGCGACCGACTCCCCGAGGTGCTCCGGAAGCGCCTCGACGAGAAGCGCGAGACGACGACGCCCGACGCCATCCCGCTACGTCTGCAGGTCGAGCGCTTCCGGATGCCCGAGGAACTGCGCGAACGGTTCAAGGTGGCGGCGGAGCGGAGCGAACCGGAACCCGAGGAGTCGCCCGAGGATTTCGGCATCGACAGCGAGACGGCGACCTACAAGTACGACACGGGTGGCTGA
- a CDS encoding sulfatase, with translation MTETPPSVVWLTLESVRYDATSLSGYHRDTTPNLRRIANAPDGVSFEKGFAQSLWTPACTASILTGTYPVVHRVGMDGLAKEPLPESVRTLPELLSAAGYRTTAISPNAYISGATGLDRGFERFEWFDYRKLFERDSLGPWLKYFANIRSYGPPAIHRRYYEEGNRFYQALQRVLFYGVSTFTLADVFEGWLTELAAGDDPFFSYIHLPNPHHPYNPPRKFIDRFTDDIEYSTAEALRLSYDLFGSSAQMKRRIATGNGTPLDDAEREALRALYDAELLYVDETVGRLFDHVRALDEDVIVVVTGDHGDLFGEQGVIGHNLVLHDGLTNVPLVVSGLPGIERARDGFAQHIDVTRTLADHLGVSDPQFQGTNLTERSLDHAISQRGIAHFDNYLEHNYRFDVSPYHREPITALRTDHFKYVVSDEREELYVFPVEGEDVSDQFPAVCERFRSHLVQRFADVDADLPSAGRVELSPEMEEQLQRLGYL, from the coding sequence ATGACGGAGACGCCCCCGAGCGTAGTATGGCTGACTCTGGAGAGCGTTCGGTACGACGCCACGTCTCTCTCCGGCTACCACCGGGACACGACGCCCAACCTGCGCCGCATCGCGAACGCGCCCGACGGCGTCTCCTTCGAGAAGGGCTTCGCCCAGTCGCTCTGGACGCCGGCGTGTACCGCCTCCATCCTCACGGGGACCTACCCGGTGGTCCACCGGGTCGGGATGGACGGCCTCGCGAAGGAGCCACTGCCGGAGTCGGTCCGGACGCTCCCCGAACTGCTCTCGGCGGCCGGCTACCGGACCACGGCCATCTCCCCGAACGCCTACATCAGCGGTGCGACCGGGCTGGACCGCGGGTTCGAGCGCTTCGAGTGGTTCGACTACCGGAAACTGTTCGAGCGCGACTCGCTCGGCCCGTGGCTGAAGTACTTTGCCAACATCCGGTCGTACGGTCCCCCCGCCATCCACCGGCGGTACTACGAGGAGGGGAACCGGTTCTACCAGGCGCTCCAGCGGGTCCTGTTCTACGGCGTCTCGACGTTCACCCTCGCGGACGTGTTCGAGGGGTGGCTCACCGAACTCGCCGCCGGGGACGACCCCTTCTTCAGCTACATCCACCTCCCGAACCCGCACCACCCCTACAACCCCCCGCGGAAGTTCATCGACCGCTTCACCGACGACATCGAGTACTCGACGGCGGAGGCGCTCCGCCTCTCGTACGACCTCTTCGGCAGTTCGGCACAGATGAAACGGCGCATCGCCACTGGCAACGGGACACCCCTCGACGACGCCGAACGCGAGGCGCTGCGCGCCCTCTACGACGCCGAACTGCTCTACGTCGACGAGACGGTCGGCCGACTGTTCGACCACGTCAGGGCGCTCGACGAGGACGTCATCGTCGTCGTCACCGGCGACCACGGCGACCTCTTCGGCGAACAGGGGGTCATCGGCCACAACCTCGTGCTCCACGACGGACTGACGAACGTCCCACTGGTCGTCAGCGGCCTTCCCGGCATCGAGCGGGCCCGCGACGGGTTCGCCCAGCACATCGACGTCACGAGGACGCTCGCCGACCACCTGGGGGTGAGCGACCCGCAGTTCCAGGGGACGAACCTCACCGAACGCTCGCTCGACCACGCCATCAGCCAGCGCGGCATCGCCCACTTCGACAACTACCTCGAACACAACTACCGGTTCGACGTGTCCCCCTACCACCGCGAACCGATCACGGCGCTGCGGACGGACCACTTCAAGTACGTCGTCAGCGACGAACGCGAGGAGCTGTACGTCTTCCCCGTGGAGGGCGAGGACGTCAGCGACCAGTTCCCGGCGGTCTGCGAGCGCTTCCGCTCGCATCTGGTGCAGCGATTCGCCGACGTCGATGCCGACCTTCCCAGCGCGGGGCGCGTCGAACTCTCGCCGGAGATGGAAGAACAGCTCCAGCGACTGGGCTACCTGTAG
- a CDS encoding AMP-binding protein: MSGLPDLDEVVYEPDEEFARSTNVRAFMDEHGIDTYDELVERSQDVEWFWDELPDYLGVEWFEDYDSVRDDTDGPQFTEWYPGGRINVAHNTVDRHAAPDNERRNSVATIWEGEDGEVREITYHELQRQTNKVANYLESVGVGVGDTVGLYMPMVPEVVSILYGCFKVGAIAVPIFSGFGVDATATRIADSECSVLFTGDGFLRRGKEILLKEAADEAIEEAGHVEHTVVFDRLGADVPFDDSRDAWWGEAVEARDDDYQTAELDANQESMLLYSSGTTGKPKGIVHTHAGVQMQTAKEIHFGFDHRDSDRFFWVSDIGWMMGPWSLIGNHTFGGTVFMYEGAPDYPEPDRFWEMIDRHSLSVFGISPTAIRALRKQGDDWLEGHDLSSLRLLGSTGEPWDPESWMWFYEHVGGGDTPIINISGGTEICGCFLMPLPGMPLKPCTLGKPGLGMSVDIVNSEGESVADEGERGFLVARDSNPSMTKSLWSGDERYLEEYWSTFTEPPMWDHGDWAQQDDEGFWFLHGRADDALNVAGRKVGPAEVEGALIDHEAVNQAAAVGAPDDTTGTAVVAYVILEDGVEESDDLRAELREQVGEELGKPFRPREVLFVDEFPKTQSGKIIRRAIASIYRGEDLGDMSSIENPDALEDIEDAR; encoded by the coding sequence ATGAGCGGCCTTCCCGACCTCGACGAAGTCGTCTACGAACCCGACGAGGAGTTCGCCCGGTCTACGAACGTCCGCGCGTTCATGGACGAACACGGCATCGACACGTACGACGAACTCGTCGAACGCTCGCAGGACGTCGAGTGGTTCTGGGACGAACTGCCCGACTACCTCGGCGTCGAGTGGTTCGAGGACTACGACAGCGTCCGAGACGACACGGACGGCCCGCAGTTCACCGAGTGGTACCCCGGCGGGCGCATCAACGTCGCGCACAACACCGTCGACCGCCACGCCGCCCCTGACAACGAACGCCGGAACTCGGTCGCCACCATCTGGGAGGGCGAGGACGGCGAGGTCCGGGAGATAACGTACCACGAACTCCAGCGCCAGACGAACAAGGTCGCCAACTACCTCGAGTCGGTCGGCGTCGGAGTGGGCGACACGGTGGGGCTCTACATGCCGATGGTCCCCGAGGTCGTCTCCATCCTCTACGGCTGTTTCAAGGTCGGCGCAATCGCCGTCCCCATCTTCTCCGGGTTCGGCGTCGACGCCACCGCCACCCGCATCGCCGACTCCGAGTGTTCCGTGCTGTTCACCGGCGACGGCTTCCTCCGTCGGGGCAAGGAGATTCTCCTGAAGGAGGCCGCCGACGAGGCCATCGAGGAGGCCGGCCACGTCGAACACACCGTCGTCTTCGACAGGTTGGGGGCGGACGTGCCCTTCGACGACTCGCGGGACGCGTGGTGGGGCGAGGCCGTCGAGGCGCGGGACGACGACTACCAGACGGCGGAACTCGACGCGAACCAGGAGTCCATGTTGCTCTACTCGTCGGGGACGACGGGGAAGCCGAAGGGCATCGTCCACACTCACGCGGGCGTCCAGATGCAGACCGCCAAGGAGATTCACTTCGGGTTCGACCACAGGGACTCCGACCGCTTCTTCTGGGTGTCCGACATCGGCTGGATGATGGGGCCGTGGTCGCTCATCGGGAACCACACCTTCGGCGGGACGGTGTTCATGTACGAGGGCGCGCCCGACTACCCCGAACCGGACCGCTTCTGGGAGATGATCGACCGCCACTCGCTGTCGGTGTTCGGCATCTCGCCGACCGCGATTCGCGCCCTCCGCAAGCAGGGCGACGACTGGTTGGAGGGCCACGACCTCTCTTCGCTCCGACTGCTCGGCTCGACGGGCGAACCGTGGGACCCCGAGTCGTGGATGTGGTTCTACGAGCACGTCGGGGGCGGCGACACGCCCATCATCAACATCTCCGGCGGGACCGAGATATGCGGCTGTTTCCTCATGCCCCTCCCCGGGATGCCCCTCAAGCCGTGTACGCTCGGCAAGCCTGGCCTCGGGATGTCCGTCGACATCGTGAACAGCGAGGGCGAGTCCGTCGCGGACGAGGGCGAACGCGGGTTCCTCGTCGCGCGCGACTCCAACCCCTCGATGACCAAGTCGCTCTGGTCGGGCGACGAGCGCTATCTGGAGGAGTACTGGTCCACCTTCACCGAGCCACCGATGTGGGACCACGGCGACTGGGCACAACAGGACGACGAGGGCTTCTGGTTCCTCCACGGGCGGGCGGACGACGCCCTCAACGTGGCCGGTCGGAAGGTCGGTCCCGCCGAGGTGGAGGGCGCACTCATCGACCACGAGGCGGTCAACCAGGCCGCCGCCGTCGGCGCGCCCGACGACACCACGGGGACGGCCGTCGTCGCCTACGTCATCCTCGAAGACGGCGTCGAGGAGTCCGACGACCTGCGGGCGGAACTGCGCGAACAGGTCGGCGAGGAACTGGGCAAGCCGTTTCGCCCCCGCGAGGTGCTGTTCGTCGACGAGTTCCCCAAGACCCAGTCGGGGAAGATCATCCGGCGGGCCATCGCCTCCATCTACCGCGGGGAGGACCTCGGGGACATGAGTTCCATCGAGAACCCCGACGCGTTGGAGGACATCGAGGACGCGCGGTGA
- a CDS encoding DMT family transporter: MVHARVWRKLPLVPVLFVLLAAMWGTSFVFIKIGLEHFPPVLFAAVRYDVAGLVMLAYAVFTVDRWRPKGRHEWLSVLIAGAFVIAGYHALLYLGEQHVSGAVAAIVVSLAPVLTAVFASVALSEERIRGLGVVGLLFGFIGVVVVADVDPSSLAGANLAGVGLVFAGATCFALGSVLSRPLKTTLPARTTQAWAMLLGAGMLHVAGTARGETFAAVEWTVPTIVSLVYLTFVSGVVAFMLYFHLLDEIGPTELNLIGYLEPVVATLMSWLLLGELVESSTVVGFAAIFLGFALLKRELLLDVALSVRTGTRS; the protein is encoded by the coding sequence ATGGTCCACGCACGAGTTTGGAGAAAGCTCCCACTCGTCCCCGTGCTCTTCGTGTTGCTCGCGGCGATGTGGGGGACCTCCTTCGTCTTCATCAAGATCGGACTGGAACACTTCCCGCCCGTGCTGTTCGCGGCGGTGCGCTACGACGTGGCCGGACTGGTGATGCTCGCGTACGCCGTCTTCACGGTCGACCGCTGGCGACCGAAGGGCCGCCACGAGTGGCTCTCGGTCCTCATCGCGGGCGCGTTCGTCATCGCGGGCTACCACGCCCTGCTCTACCTCGGCGAACAGCACGTCTCGGGGGCCGTCGCGGCCATCGTCGTCAGCCTCGCGCCCGTCCTCACCGCCGTCTTCGCCAGCGTCGCCCTCTCGGAGGAACGCATCCGCGGACTGGGCGTCGTCGGCCTCCTCTTCGGCTTCATCGGCGTCGTGGTCGTCGCGGACGTCGACCCGTCGAGCCTCGCGGGCGCGAACCTCGCCGGTGTGGGTCTCGTCTTCGCCGGCGCGACGTGTTTCGCCCTCGGGTCGGTCCTCTCGCGGCCCCTCAAGACGACGCTCCCGGCGCGAACCACGCAGGCGTGGGCGATGCTCCTCGGCGCGGGGATGCTTCACGTCGCCGGGACCGCCCGCGGCGAGACGTTCGCGGCCGTCGAGTGGACGGTCCCGACGATCGTCTCGCTGGTCTACCTCACGTTCGTCTCGGGCGTGGTGGCGTTCATGCTGTACTTCCACCTGCTGGACGAGATCGGGCCGACGGAACTGAACCTCATCGGCTACCTCGAACCGGTCGTGGCGACGCTGATGAGTTGGCTCCTCCTCGGCGAACTCGTCGAATCCTCCACGGTGGTCGGCTTCGCGGCCATCTTCCTCGGGTTCGCCCTCCTCAAGCGCGAGTTGCTACTGGACGTCGCGCTCTCGGTGCGGACGGGGACGCGGTCCTGA